A genome region from Leptodactylus fuscus isolate aLepFus1 chromosome 6, aLepFus1.hap2, whole genome shotgun sequence includes the following:
- the LOC142209567 gene encoding trans-1,2-dihydrobenzene-1,2-diol dehydrogenase-like, giving the protein MATRWGICSAGKISNDFVVALQTLPAQDHQAVAVAARDLNRAKEFAQSHDIPKAYGTYEELAKDPNIDVVYVGAIHPVHRDLVLLFFKHGKNVLCEKPMAMNLTEVKELTAAARQHNVFFMEAFWSRFFPAYEEIRSLLHQKVIGEVKVVRAEFGANLLGVPRAVEKELGGGAILDIGCYGIQFASMVFNGEKPESVTAKGFLHNTGVDETVTVILQYPGKRQAVITCTLVTELPNQAVISGTNGIIQIPSYMWSPMSLIVNGKETKYTLPPTTKHLFFNNSTGLSYEAEHVRQCLLKGLKESPIMSLMESELLASIIEEVHIQLGISKNKG; this is encoded by the exons ATGGCCACAAGATGGGGCATCTGCTCAGCAGGCAAAATAAGCAATGATTTTGTGGTAGCTCTGCAGACGCTGCCAGCTCAGGATCACCAG GCAGTAGCAGTGGCTGCCAGAGATCTGAACCGTGCTAAAGAATTTGCCCAAAGTCATGACATTCCTAAAGCTTATGGCACATATGAAGAACTTGCTAAAGACCCCAACATTG ATGTGGTCTATGTTGGAGCCATACATCCTGTCCATAGGGATTTGGTCCTTCTGTTTTTTAAGCAtggaaaaaatgttttgtgtgaaAAGCCTATGGCCATGAATCTTACAGAAGTTAAGGAGCTCACCGCAGCTGCAAGGCAACACAATGTATTCTTTATGGAG GCTTTTTGGAGCCGCTTTTTTCCAGCCTATGAAGAGATCCGTTCTTTGCTCCACCAGAAAGTTATTGGAGAAGTGAAAGTTGTACGGGCAGAATTTGGTGCTAATTTGCTTGGTGTTCCACGGGCCGTGGAAAAGGAACTTGGTGGAGGAGCAATTCTGGACATTGGTTGCTATGGTATACAGTTTGCATCAATGGTTTTTAATGGAGAAAAACCCGAGTCTGTAACTGCCAAAGGTTTTCTGCATAACACTG GTGTAGATGAGACTGTGACTGTGATTCTGCAGTACCCTGGAAAACGTCAGGCTGTTATCACCTGCACTCTGGTGACTGAATTGCCAAATCAAGCCGTTATTTCTGGCACCAATGGAATAATTCAG ATACCTTCCTATATGTGGTCACCAATGTCCCTTATAGTTAATGGAAAGGAAACAAAATACACCCTCCCTCCTACTACAAAACACCTGTTCTTCAATAACAGTACAGGCCTGAGTTATGAAGCAGAACATGTGCGGCAGTGTCTTCTAAAAG gattgaaagaAAGCCCAATAATGAGCTTAATGGAGAGTGAGCTGTTGGCCAGTATCATAGAAGAGGTCCATATTCAGCTTGGTATCTCTAAGAATAAGGGATAA